The DNA region AAAGCAAAGACAGATCAGTGAAAGGAGATGAGAATCCAGCAGAAATATGTAGGATGGCAACGTCCAGGTTAGAGATTTATTGGtatgaattattttacaatgcaattaatacaataaaatggaaagtagaaaaataatctaGAAGAATTGTTGAAGATTTTGAGAAAACTTTTCTCATGTGTCCTCTGGTGTAGCAGCATCTAGTTTATTATAAGAAGAGGAAACAATTTCCTGATTGACATCAAGGAATTAACTTGCCCTGCATCCTTTTGCTTCAATACATAAGTTTTATGTTTGAACACTGTTTGTCTCACAAAATATCTAAAGACTCTTCAACACAGCATACAATATTAAATGCtcttaaaaatcaataaacaattATTCTTTTAGCAAAGTTGTGTCATTGATCCATATCGTCATCTTtgagaagcaaaaacaaaataattgtattaatCTATCAGTGAGGAGAAACTAACACtctaaataaactgattaattAACAGCTAAGCTAAACTTAAGATGAAGCTAAACTGGTTTTataaaaactggattaaaaaaGTGACAAGTCAGTTTTCCCAGGATTTCCTGTTAAAAACACCTGATGCATAAAGCAGCTTTTCACTAGAGCTGCTGTTCTCACGATTTCATCAGTTTGTTCTGAAAGACGTTTGTaacaaagtttatttgaaaggcaAATAGAAACCAGAAGGTACAAACTAAAAGCTGTAATATTATAATCCATGTGTCCTGATCACGCGATgctaaaaaaagacagtttcccTGTTAATTAAATCATGTTTCCAGGATGTAGAGGTCGGCTCatcttaatattttctttccttttcacaGTTCATGAATGGCTTTTTGTGAAACGTGTTCCTACCatgttttgaatattaaaatgatgaaacagTCAAATTCAGCTGCTGTTTAGCTACAAACAGTTCAGCTGGAACAGTTTTCAGCAGAGCATCAAGAGAAGAGCAACTAGTTACTGAGGAAGGAGATGTAAGTTTGATAAAAAAGTTTGTTATTAAGTGTAAATTTCATAAATGCTaacattattctttatttctaatATCATGTTGCTATTATAGTTAGGGAAAAACTGCACTATTATTTCCTGTCTCCGTCTCTCTGCTCTCATTGTTTCTCTGTCCAGTGGAGGGAGAGCTGCAGCTTTTCACtgtttaaatgttcttcatCCAACAGAGACAAACTGCTGGAGGAAAATAATTCATCTGACAGCAAAGATGCAGTGGAGTCTGATTCTGCTCTTCCTGATGGGTAAGTTGATCTGAAACACAACTAGACTACgaggaaataaagttatttctttgttttcacactgaaatgttAATGAAAGTAGTTTATTAACTGCTTGGGAAGAAATCCTCccaatttaatatgttttatgtttacagCTCAGTGTTGCTTCATTGACTGTCAGCTCTATCAGTTTCACTACATTAATCAGAATAAAACCTGGACTGAAGCTCAGCAgtactgcagagagaaacacactGACCTGGCCACAGTGACTAACATGAAGGACATGAAGAGACTCATCAACATCTCAGCTGGATATAAGACGGCAGCATGGATTGGTCTGTATGATCAAACAAATGGTACCAGAACATGGTTCTGGTCTCTGCCTGAACTGGAGTTCAATGAAAGTGAGACAAACTGGAACCCAGGAGAACCATCAGATAAAGGAATTCATGGATCTGAGAACTGTGGGGCTGTGTATCAAGATCTCAAATGGGTGGATGACGGTTGCCAGAAGACTAAATATTTCCTCTGCTATGATGGTGagtattaaaaaacacaaaatctaaactCTTTAGATTGTCCAATAAAAGTATctggataaaacatttaatgaataaagGAAGTAGCAATTTCACTCTCAAATAACAGGAACTGTAGCTTCAATGCATTTGCCAGTGAACCTGATTTTATGCTTATCCTGAAAAATAGTTATAAATTATGATTTGCATTTGTCTGTTTACTCCACAGAAACTAATAAAACCCATAAATATCACCTGATTGAAGACATGAAGACCTGGCTGAAAGCTCAGAGttactgcagagagaaacacacagacCTGATCAGTGGAACGAAGCAACTACAGGATGAAGAAGTGAAGAAATTGATGATCTCTCCAAGCGATTACACACACATTGGTTTATTCAGAGACACCTGGAGGTGGTCAGATGGAAACAGTTTCTCTTTCAGACACTGGAATAATGACTTTAACTATCCACAGTCCAACAGTGGTCAATGTGCCATGACTGTGTTTAATGATGGAGGCAGATGGAAGAATGTGAGCTGTGCTGAAAGAAAACCCTTCATCTGTTATGATGGTGAGTTTTTGTTGCAATAAGACAAAGTATTTAAATCTAACTGAATATgtaggaataaataaaataactttattaaacTGTTGAAGACTTTCTGTTATATAAATactaaatcttttaaaataaattgttacatttacacataaattgcataaaacatgtagaaatatgaaacattttgaacctTTTAAATTGTTCTTGTTGCCCAGGCTCTGTGACTTGACATAATGGAAGCTCCTGTTGCaatgatttattgtgtttattgcTTCTTGATGTAGATAAAGTGATCCtgatcaaagaaaataaaacctggaaagACGCCTTGACCTACTGCAGAGATCATCATGATGACCTGGTCACCATCACCAACATGGATGATCAGAGATGGATCCAGGAGAAAGTCAAGAACGCATCGACTCCTTTTGTCTGGTTGGGTCTGCGCTTCAACTGCTTCAAGAACATCTGGTTCTGGGTTTGTAAGGAGAAGATCAGCTATCAGAACTCGACCTCAGCAGGATGGATGAACAACTGTAACACGTCTGGAGCCATGCAGGCTGGAGGAGAACATAGATGGTTCCAAAGAAACGACACAGAGGAACTGAACTTCATTTGTTCTAAGGTTTAAAGTTCACTCTGATCTCTGGTGACACGagtttgttgtttctaaagtgaatattttttgtttggctgtataaacttttgaaatgtaattttaaagtAGAAACTAATGTTACGGCTCCAGTAGGTCTCTTCATGCAGGGTTCTGGAGACAGACAGGTGTTGTTGTTTGGCCTGATTGAAGCTGCCATGAAGGTCAGGAGGTTTTTTCCTTCCCCTCCTCAGAAcccatttggtttggtttgtgtCCTATGGTTGGTTTTTTAGGGTTGTTTTggcttttgcttatttttgattattcatgagtttttttgctttaatctattttggtttctcattttgggttttccattttcaggtttgatttcttttgtacaatttaatgaaaacatttttcttaaagtcAGAAAATCCTTGTGTGGTCTCCTGTAATGTTACCCCAACAAACGAACCCGGTGGACATAACAATATATTTagacaggaggaagaaaaatctTCTTAGCAGAAGACTCTCAGTTATCGCTCTTAACATTCAGACAGTTTGTATTTTGAAACACGATAAAACAGGTTTAATATCTATGGAGAGAAAACTCTCCATACGACGATCCACAGTGATTTGTAAaccctaaaaaaataaaataaaataaactgtttgcaACTCAGAGTACTTGTAAATAATTGGTCAAATTTGcacacaaatattaaaaaattacaaatacaaaacaaaagtacTCACACACAATTACAATTTCTACACGTCAgatttttagcaaaataaaaaataaaaaaacaaaatctaaataatttgaaaataaaagtatcAAATTCACTcaccaaaaaacagaaacactcgCTGT from Xiphophorus maculatus strain JP 163 A chromosome 14, X_maculatus-5.0-male, whole genome shotgun sequence includes:
- the LOC111611146 gene encoding C-type mannose receptor 2-like — protein: MQWSLILLFLMAQCCFIDCQLYQFHYINQNKTWTEAQQYCREKHTDLATVTNMKDMKRLINISAGYKTAAWIGLYDQTNGTRTWFWSLPELEFNESETNWNPGEPSDKGIHGSENCGAVYQDLKWVDDGCQKTKYFLCYDETNKTHKYHLIEDMKTWLKAQSYCREKHTDLISGTKQLQDEEVKKLMISPSDYTHIGLFRDTWRWSDGNSFSFRHWNNDFNYPQSNSGQCAMTVFNDGGRWKNVSCAERKPFICYDDKVILIKENKTWKDALTYCRDHHDDLVTITNMDDQRWIQEKVKNASTPFVWLGLRFNCFKNIWFWVCKEKISYQNSTSAGWMNNCNTSGAMQAGGEHRWFQRNDTEELNFICSKV